From Rubripirellula reticaptiva, the proteins below share one genomic window:
- a CDS encoding glycosyltransferase family 4 protein, with product MKAVYLTAGAAGMYCGSCMHDNALAKALIANGVDCLLQPVYTPIRTDETSVATDRVFFGGIHIYLMQQWPWMRFVPESLRRTLDWKLLLNLATRKTHSTDAAKLGALAVSMLQGAHGQQSGEVRRLTRWLADEVRPDAVVLSNLLIGGSLPMIRVALPNARLVVVLQGDDIFLDHLPPKYRTQAIELCRDLVTSVDRFIVHSHFYAAKMGELLQIPDHKMVITPLSIDVMPYQQDVPALPKDEDEFRLGYLARMAPEKGLHHLVDAFIRLAGDPSHQNLRLHAAGWLGENNQTYFDEQQAKIDLASLGNRFMHHGSPSLEKKVAFLRSLDLLCVPTDYEDPKGLFILEALASGVPVLQPDHGAFGELITATGGGRTYRPGNLDELVRAISDVKQDDHARLRWSDGGRRNVYANHSVERGADHLKTILFG from the coding sequence ATGAAAGCCGTTTATCTGACCGCCGGTGCCGCCGGGATGTACTGCGGCAGTTGCATGCACGACAACGCACTGGCAAAGGCGTTGATTGCTAACGGTGTCGATTGCCTGTTGCAGCCTGTCTACACGCCGATACGAACCGACGAGACGAGCGTGGCCACCGATCGCGTCTTTTTTGGCGGGATCCATATTTATTTAATGCAGCAGTGGCCCTGGATGCGATTCGTGCCAGAGTCTCTCCGCCGGACTTTGGATTGGAAGTTGCTATTGAACCTGGCCACACGAAAGACACATTCGACCGATGCGGCCAAACTTGGGGCGCTCGCGGTTTCCATGCTGCAGGGGGCCCATGGTCAACAGTCTGGCGAGGTGCGGCGATTGACTCGTTGGTTGGCCGACGAAGTTCGCCCCGACGCGGTAGTGTTAAGCAACTTGTTGATTGGCGGCTCGCTGCCGATGATTCGCGTAGCGCTGCCAAACGCAAGATTGGTGGTGGTGTTACAGGGTGACGATATCTTTCTGGATCACCTACCGCCCAAGTACCGGACGCAAGCGATTGAGCTGTGTCGCGACTTGGTGACGTCGGTTGATCGGTTCATTGTTCATAGCCATTTCTATGCAGCGAAAATGGGAGAGCTACTTCAGATTCCCGATCACAAAATGGTCATCACGCCGTTATCGATCGACGTCATGCCTTATCAGCAGGATGTGCCAGCACTTCCCAAGGACGAAGACGAGTTTCGCTTGGGCTACCTCGCTCGCATGGCGCCTGAAAAAGGACTCCATCATCTGGTTGATGCCTTCATCCGGCTGGCAGGTGATCCATCACATCAAAACTTGCGACTTCATGCGGCCGGATGGTTGGGCGAAAACAATCAGACTTACTTTGATGAACAGCAAGCGAAAATCGATCTGGCATCACTCGGGAATCGGTTCATGCATCACGGCAGTCCGTCGCTTGAGAAGAAGGTCGCATTCTTGCGGTCACTCGATCTGCTTTGCGTTCCAACGGACTACGAGGATCCAAAGGGACTATTCATTTTGGAAGCTCTTGCCTCGGGTGTCCCTGTATTGCAACCGGACCACGGCGCCTTCGGCGAGTTGATCACCGCGACAGGCGGGGGGCGAACGTATCGCCCCGGCAACTTAGACGAATTAGTGCGGGCGATTAGCGACGTCAAGCAGGACGATCATGCACGACTTCGATGGTCGGACGGCGGGCGACGCAATGTCTACGCAAACCACTCAGTTGAGCGGGGAGCGGACCACTTGAAGACAATTTTGTTTGGTTGA
- a CDS encoding ROK family protein, with amino-acid sequence MAQNPDLTAISDAKAPYYWGIDVGGTGIKIGLVDDVGNTLAFESLPTRESEGATAAMQRVAAVINDFEEQFDISDQIRRVGLGAPGPIDLPRGYLVAPPQLPSWWDFPIRDFVSKMLERPVSFLNDANAAAFGEHWIGTGKGAASMLLLTLGTGVGAGIILEDRMVNGVNSFGSECGHILVDPSPTARLCAWGGGRGQLEAYASASAVVQRTRRLLTDGRTSLMSGHLHGNDTELTAKRVYEAALESDELALEIIDETAKWLGIGITSIVHTVDPGTIVLGGAMNFGGADCPIGQRFLQRVTNEFKQRTFENVFNGTTIGFATLGADAGYLGAAGYARNESHTN; translated from the coding sequence ATGGCCCAAAATCCCGACCTCACGGCAATTTCAGACGCAAAAGCCCCCTATTACTGGGGCATAGATGTCGGCGGAACCGGGATCAAAATTGGCTTAGTCGATGATGTTGGCAACACATTAGCATTCGAGTCTCTGCCGACTCGCGAGAGCGAGGGAGCGACCGCCGCAATGCAGCGAGTCGCCGCAGTCATCAACGATTTCGAAGAACAGTTTGACATTTCGGACCAGATACGGCGAGTCGGCCTGGGCGCTCCCGGCCCGATCGACTTACCACGCGGCTATCTGGTCGCCCCACCCCAATTGCCGTCTTGGTGGGACTTCCCGATCCGCGACTTCGTATCGAAAATGCTTGAGCGGCCGGTATCGTTTTTGAACGACGCCAACGCGGCGGCGTTCGGCGAACACTGGATTGGGACCGGCAAGGGTGCCGCATCGATGCTGCTGTTGACCCTAGGCACAGGCGTCGGCGCGGGGATCATCTTAGAAGACCGCATGGTCAACGGCGTCAACAGCTTTGGCAGCGAGTGCGGACACATCTTGGTCGACCCATCGCCCACCGCGCGGCTTTGCGCGTGGGGTGGTGGACGCGGCCAACTGGAAGCCTACGCATCCGCAAGCGCCGTGGTCCAGCGAACTCGCCGGCTGCTAACCGACGGACGAACCAGCTTGATGAGCGGACACTTGCACGGCAACGATACGGAACTGACGGCCAAACGAGTTTACGAAGCCGCGCTCGAATCCGACGAACTGGCGCTGGAAATTATTGACGAGACGGCAAAATGGCTGGGCATCGGAATCACGTCCATCGTTCACACGGTTGATCCCGGCACGATTGTGTTGGGCGGCGCGATGAACTTTGGTGGTGCAGACTGCCCAATTGGCCAGCGATTCTTGCAACGCGTCACGAACGAATTTAAACAACGAACGTTTGAAAACGTGTTCAATGGAACCACCATTGGATTCGCCACACTCGGCGCCGATGCTGGATACTTAGGCGCCGCGGGCTACGCTCGAAACGAAAGTCACACAAACTGA
- the lepA gene encoding translation elongation factor 4, whose protein sequence is MTANIRNFCIIAHIDHGKSTLADRLLEHTGTVMNRDKKEQMLDDLDLERQRGITIKARAVKMKLKHKGQEYELNLIDTPGHVDFQYEVSRSLACCEGALLLVDAFQGVEAQTMANAFAAMEHNLFIVPVINKIDLAMARPDEVAEEMMNALGTDPDDCVRVSAKTGFGVDELINTIITKIPPPTGDPNATLQAMVFDSNYDDYRGAITYVRVMAGTVKKGQKIQFVRAGTVHEVVELGQFVPQRQASDSLTTGQVGYLICNIKSLGDVHIGDTVTIVGDKGAPALPGYARPKRMVYCGLFPSDGQEFSDLRDALERLAVNDPSFEFEPETSDALGFGFRCGFLGLLHMEIIQQRLESESNIDLVQTAPNVTYEVVDKRGETIIIHKPQDVPEPGDIAEFRQPIVRCNVIIPGEFIGAVMKLCQERRGIQKNQEYLGANRAMLTYDIPLAEVVYDLHDKIKSCTRGYGTLDYEMVGYEAADLCRMDIMVNGTRVDALSIVCNKADADRRGRAVAKKLKAEIERHMFEVAVQAAIGSRVIARETISAMRKNVTAKCYGGDISRKRKLLQKQKEGKKRMKAVGNVEISQKAFMAVLSDGD, encoded by the coding sequence ATGACAGCCAATATCCGCAACTTCTGCATCATCGCCCACATCGATCACGGCAAGAGCACGCTCGCTGACCGATTGCTTGAGCATACCGGCACGGTGATGAACCGCGACAAGAAAGAACAGATGCTGGACGACCTTGATCTGGAACGCCAACGTGGCATCACAATCAAGGCTCGCGCGGTGAAGATGAAATTGAAACATAAGGGACAGGAATACGAACTGAACCTGATCGACACGCCTGGTCATGTCGACTTTCAATACGAAGTCTCGCGTTCGCTAGCGTGTTGCGAGGGTGCTTTGTTGCTGGTCGATGCTTTTCAAGGCGTTGAGGCGCAGACGATGGCGAATGCGTTTGCGGCGATGGAACACAACCTGTTCATTGTTCCCGTGATCAACAAGATCGACCTGGCAATGGCACGCCCGGACGAAGTTGCCGAGGAAATGATGAACGCGTTGGGCACCGATCCGGATGACTGTGTCCGCGTCAGTGCCAAGACGGGCTTCGGGGTTGATGAGTTAATCAATACAATCATCACAAAGATTCCGCCGCCGACCGGAGATCCGAACGCCACCTTGCAGGCGATGGTTTTCGATTCGAATTACGACGACTACCGTGGCGCGATAACGTATGTCCGCGTGATGGCGGGTACAGTTAAAAAAGGCCAGAAGATCCAGTTCGTACGAGCCGGAACTGTCCACGAAGTGGTCGAGCTGGGACAATTTGTTCCCCAGCGTCAAGCCAGTGATTCGTTGACGACCGGCCAAGTAGGTTACTTGATTTGCAACATCAAGAGCCTTGGCGATGTCCACATCGGCGACACCGTCACAATCGTCGGTGACAAGGGCGCTCCGGCATTGCCGGGATACGCTCGTCCCAAGCGAATGGTTTATTGCGGGCTGTTTCCAAGTGACGGTCAAGAATTCTCGGACCTGCGTGATGCGCTTGAACGATTGGCCGTGAACGATCCAAGCTTCGAATTTGAACCGGAAACCAGCGATGCGCTTGGGTTCGGATTCCGTTGTGGTTTCCTAGGGCTGTTGCACATGGAAATCATCCAGCAACGCTTGGAAAGCGAATCCAACATTGACTTGGTGCAAACGGCACCGAACGTGACGTACGAAGTCGTCGACAAACGTGGCGAGACAATCATCATTCACAAACCGCAAGACGTTCCCGAGCCTGGTGACATTGCCGAATTTCGCCAGCCGATCGTTCGCTGCAATGTGATCATCCCTGGCGAATTCATCGGTGCAGTGATGAAGCTTTGCCAAGAACGCCGCGGCATTCAGAAGAACCAAGAATACCTCGGCGCGAACCGAGCGATGTTGACGTACGACATTCCGCTGGCCGAAGTGGTGTATGACTTGCACGATAAGATCAAGAGCTGCACCCGAGGCTACGGGACGCTTGATTATGAGATGGTGGGTTATGAGGCGGCTGATCTGTGCCGCATGGACATCATGGTCAACGGCACCCGCGTGGACGCTCTTAGCATTGTCTGCAACAAGGCCGATGCGGACCGGCGAGGCCGGGCGGTTGCCAAGAAACTGAAGGCCGAAATTGAACGTCACATGTTCGAGGTCGCCGTCCAGGCAGCAATCGGCAGCCGGGTGATCGCTCGTGAAACGATCTCAGCGATGCGAAAGAATGTGACGGCCAAGTGTTACGGTGGCGACATTTCTCGAAAACGCAAGCTCTTGCAGAAACAAAAAGAAGGCAAGAAACGCATGAAAGCGGTCGGCAACGTCGAAATCAGCCAAAAGGCGTTCATGGCAGTGCTTAGTGACGGTGATTGA
- a CDS encoding ammonium transporter, translated as MVFRSGKLIALAGFVVALTIVSSLGMAQDAVDAADSAATSFEIATGTASDVPEGALTDEEIANGPVAAHNAWMLVCCALVLFMTAPGLAMFYGGLVRRKNVLSVMMQCIFLMGLMTIIWVTYGYSLAFGGSGGWIGNSEYLFMNGVQRVYSETLRQPVTPMEGEMTRLTHMLFQGMFFIITPALICGAFAERMKFSAMVVYSIVWGSLIYCPLCHWVWDGGPLSYNDSSIAGGALDFAGGTVVHISSGISALIAAILIGPRMGFLKEPIQPHNLTYTALGAAMLWVGWFGFNAGSELMSDGLTSSAFAVTHISAAAGAVAWAMTEWGVLGKPTVLGASSGAVAGLVCITPAAGFVQPMPAIIMGVAAGVVCYWACSKLKFMLKYDDALDAFGVHGVGGTLGAVLTGVFATRACWDVSGGKPIGLIESGGDPSLVIGQIVAVGITFLFAGIGSFVLLKLIDISIGLRVPAEHEQRGLDVTNHGEDGYMFN; from the coding sequence ATGGTGTTTCGTTCTGGAAAATTGATAGCCCTGGCTGGATTCGTCGTCGCCTTGACGATCGTCTCGTCGCTGGGAATGGCGCAAGACGCCGTCGATGCCGCTGATTCGGCAGCGACTTCGTTTGAAATCGCAACCGGCACTGCTTCGGATGTGCCCGAGGGTGCGCTGACGGACGAAGAGATTGCCAACGGGCCGGTCGCGGCCCACAACGCGTGGATGCTGGTTTGCTGCGCCTTGGTGCTGTTCATGACCGCACCTGGTTTGGCAATGTTTTACGGCGGGTTGGTTCGTCGCAAGAACGTGTTAAGCGTGATGATGCAGTGCATCTTTTTGATGGGACTGATGACGATTATCTGGGTGACCTACGGTTATTCGCTCGCCTTTGGCGGCAGCGGCGGATGGATCGGCAACTCGGAATACCTGTTCATGAACGGAGTCCAACGCGTCTATAGCGAAACGCTTCGCCAGCCCGTAACGCCGATGGAAGGCGAAATGACTCGGCTGACTCATATGCTGTTCCAAGGCATGTTCTTCATCATTACTCCGGCGCTGATCTGTGGCGCGTTTGCTGAACGAATGAAGTTCAGCGCGATGGTGGTTTACTCGATCGTTTGGGGATCACTGATCTATTGCCCCCTTTGTCACTGGGTTTGGGACGGCGGGCCACTGTCTTACAACGATTCGAGCATCGCCGGGGGTGCGCTCGACTTTGCTGGCGGGACGGTCGTTCACATCAGCAGCGGTATCTCGGCATTAATCGCCGCGATTCTGATTGGACCGAGAATGGGATTCTTGAAAGAACCCATTCAACCTCACAACCTAACTTACACGGCGCTCGGCGCTGCGATGTTGTGGGTGGGCTGGTTTGGCTTCAACGCGGGCAGCGAATTGATGTCGGATGGTTTGACTAGCAGCGCGTTTGCCGTCACTCATATTTCTGCAGCGGCCGGTGCCGTCGCCTGGGCGATGACCGAATGGGGCGTGCTAGGCAAGCCAACCGTGCTGGGTGCCAGTTCGGGTGCTGTCGCTGGATTAGTTTGCATCACACCCGCGGCAGGCTTTGTGCAACCGATGCCGGCGATCATCATGGGCGTCGCCGCAGGAGTGGTTTGCTACTGGGCGTGTTCAAAGCTGAAGTTCATGCTGAAGTACGACGATGCCCTTGACGCGTTTGGTGTTCACGGAGTCGGCGGGACACTAGGTGCCGTGTTAACCGGTGTCTTCGCAACCCGAGCCTGTTGGGACGTTAGTGGCGGCAAGCCGATCGGACTAATCGAATCCGGTGGTGACCCGAGTTTGGTGATCGGTCAAATCGTGGCCGTTGGCATTACGTTCTTGTTTGCCGGCATTGGCAGCTTTGTCTTGCTGAAACTGATTGACATTTCGATTGGCCTTCGAGTACCTGCCGAACACGAACAGCGTGGACTGGACGTTACCAATCACGGTGAAGACGGATACATGTTCAACTAA
- a CDS encoding MFS transporter, with protein MKSEAIEPRPTDMHVSESAHGVVPHVETNINADAELNSEAAAESIDPSPWAPLAVPVFRAFWFASIVSNLGTWIHEIGAGWLMTNLDSSPEMVSAVRVAMALPMMMLAIPAGVLADRVDRRKLLILTQWCMLATTSTLAALTLAGIVTAWSLLALTFVLGLGMVLHVLTWQSTIPELVPRSQLARSIALGSISFNLARSVGPAVGGILIAIAGPWIAFAANAASFAAVLVLLTSWKRDVTESSNGLSYRKSLTEGIAYVRGQPAMRQTLVRLAMFVWPASALWSLLPLVARDRLGWDADGFGLLVTTIGAGAVAAAWLLHRMHLRLGTDWTVVAAVLVFAGGMLGMSLATEAIGALVSMFVMGSTWMITLTTLNSSAQMTLPNQFRARGMSCYMTVMAISMAGGSMTWGQIAGALSVSQAQTIAAATLCVTAASIVTQLKVKKTVS; from the coding sequence TTGAAATCTGAAGCCATCGAACCGCGACCTACTGATATGCACGTTTCTGAGTCGGCGCACGGTGTTGTGCCGCACGTCGAGACGAACATCAATGCAGACGCCGAGTTGAACAGCGAAGCTGCTGCCGAGTCGATCGATCCATCACCCTGGGCGCCGCTAGCGGTTCCGGTTTTTCGGGCGTTTTGGTTTGCATCGATTGTGTCCAACTTGGGTACTTGGATTCACGAAATCGGTGCGGGTTGGTTGATGACCAATTTGGATTCGTCTCCAGAAATGGTTTCGGCCGTTCGTGTGGCGATGGCGTTGCCGATGATGATGTTGGCGATACCGGCTGGCGTTTTGGCTGATCGAGTGGATCGTCGAAAGCTGTTGATTCTCACTCAGTGGTGCATGCTGGCGACGACGTCAACGCTTGCAGCTTTGACATTGGCGGGCATCGTCACGGCGTGGTCGCTGTTGGCGTTAACCTTTGTGTTGGGCTTGGGGATGGTGCTGCACGTCTTGACGTGGCAGTCAACGATCCCTGAACTGGTACCACGATCTCAATTGGCTCGGTCGATCGCGTTGGGCAGTATCAGTTTCAACTTGGCCCGATCGGTCGGGCCGGCGGTTGGCGGCATTTTGATTGCGATCGCAGGACCGTGGATCGCATTTGCGGCCAACGCAGCTTCGTTTGCTGCGGTGCTCGTCCTGTTGACGAGTTGGAAACGCGACGTGACTGAGTCGTCGAATGGTCTGTCGTATCGAAAATCGTTGACCGAAGGCATTGCTTATGTCCGCGGACAACCCGCAATGCGTCAAACGCTTGTGCGACTGGCAATGTTCGTTTGGCCAGCCTCAGCGCTATGGTCGTTGTTACCGCTGGTCGCGCGAGACCGGCTTGGCTGGGATGCAGATGGGTTTGGATTATTGGTTACGACCATCGGAGCAGGAGCGGTCGCGGCGGCTTGGCTGTTGCACCGTATGCATTTGCGTTTGGGGACCGACTGGACCGTCGTTGCAGCGGTCTTGGTTTTTGCTGGCGGAATGTTAGGTATGAGTTTGGCGACCGAGGCCATTGGAGCTTTGGTGTCGATGTTTGTAATGGGCTCGACTTGGATGATCACATTAACGACGTTGAACTCGTCTGCGCAAATGACGCTGCCGAACCAGTTTCGAGCGCGCGGCATGAGTTGCTACATGACGGTGATGGCGATTTCGATGGCGGGCGGGTCAATGACGTGGGGGCAAATTGCGGGTGCTTTGTCGGTGTCACAAGCACAAACGATTGCAGCCGCCACGTTGTGCGTGACGGCTGCGTCGATCGTGACTCAGTTAAAAGTGAAAAAGACTGTTAGTTGA
- a CDS encoding ABC transporter ATP-binding protein — MIHVHDLRKLYDDYLAVDGVSFSLHPGQICGLVGPNGAGKTTTMRCLAGLIRATAGSIEIAGGRICDSSTQRDSIALKRQLAYVPDDPPLFDDLTVQQHLDFIGRIYGVTDHLAKANSLLSQFDLQNKRDAGATTLSRGMRQKLAVACAYLYDPSVLLLDEPLTGLDPPGIRTLLQSIRDRAASGATIIISSHLLAMIEDVCTHLLVMQNGKAKYFGESADLRSQFPEAATLEAAYFAATSDHSSYAPLPGLSAIDPLNSHHQVTSQSTGVYS; from the coding sequence ATGATTCACGTCCACGACCTACGCAAGCTTTACGACGACTATTTGGCTGTCGATGGCGTATCGTTCTCACTTCATCCTGGACAGATTTGTGGCTTAGTTGGCCCCAACGGAGCGGGAAAAACGACCACAATGCGATGCCTAGCGGGGCTGATCCGCGCCACCGCCGGATCGATCGAAATTGCCGGCGGACGCATCTGCGATTCATCCACCCAGCGTGATTCGATCGCACTGAAGCGGCAACTCGCCTACGTCCCCGATGATCCACCGCTGTTTGACGACTTGACCGTCCAGCAACACTTGGATTTTATCGGGCGAATCTACGGCGTCACCGATCATCTTGCGAAAGCCAATTCACTGCTCAGTCAGTTTGATCTGCAAAACAAGCGGGACGCTGGCGCGACGACTCTCTCGCGAGGCATGCGGCAAAAGTTGGCCGTCGCCTGCGCGTACCTCTACGACCCTAGCGTCCTGTTGCTCGACGAGCCTCTGACTGGCTTGGACCCACCCGGCATCCGAACTCTGTTGCAATCGATTCGCGACCGAGCAGCAAGCGGCGCGACGATCATCATTAGCAGCCACTTGCTGGCCATGATCGAAGACGTCTGCACACATCTGCTAGTGATGCAAAACGGGAAAGCGAAATACTTTGGTGAAAGCGCTGACTTGCGATCGCAATTCCCCGAAGCGGCCACGCTTGAAGCCGCCTACTTTGCCGCCACGTCCGATCACTCATCATACGCTCCGCTGCCTGGACTATCCGCAATCGATCCATTGAATTCACACCATCAAGTGACCAGTCAATCCACCGGAGTGTATTCGTGA
- a CDS encoding VWA domain-containing protein, with the protein MIPFFKPSKTCCGCRWVIVLASIAALLHFGSARGGEDSGEDRVLFRQLTGRSEQVRLRALNHLAANPEYRRAVLPSMIEAARKHADEISAKELVRPTTVRLINLIGAIDNTDSETFLVELLSDDHVGIAMVAADILGQNKRYGAIEFLKQQIDRDEFETSYGFRYNLLRSIAAMEHPDAVEFLGEIEPKLEGQLQFEVEKLLHSVTDAHFLGDTKRYDRWVASRKPKIVLQNASFNSQSDGRIRFGKPQKYYDIDIHAKRMMFVIDRSGSMKDYDRGMTRLDRAKLELSRVIRGLPSDVEFGITFFESSVRQWQDKLLPATEANKLEALTFIDRLGYGDRTNTYGALRESLEFDEQLEVVFLLSDGRPTAGKILAPAMIVDDIMHRNRFRHVNFNTIGIAVTGGTESFLKALADQSSGEYRAAN; encoded by the coding sequence GTGATTCCATTTTTCAAGCCGTCGAAGACGTGTTGCGGTTGTCGCTGGGTAATCGTGTTGGCGTCGATCGCAGCCTTGCTGCATTTTGGCTCTGCTCGCGGGGGCGAGGACTCTGGCGAGGATCGTGTGCTGTTTCGGCAGCTAACTGGGCGAAGCGAGCAAGTTCGGCTGCGGGCACTAAATCATCTGGCCGCCAACCCGGAATACCGACGCGCCGTGTTGCCGTCGATGATCGAGGCGGCAAGGAAGCATGCCGATGAAATTTCGGCGAAGGAATTGGTGCGTCCGACCACGGTTCGTTTGATCAACCTGATCGGGGCGATCGACAACACTGACAGCGAGACGTTTCTAGTCGAGTTGTTGAGCGACGATCATGTCGGGATTGCAATGGTCGCGGCCGACATCCTTGGCCAGAACAAGCGATACGGTGCCATTGAGTTTCTTAAGCAGCAGATTGACCGAGATGAGTTCGAAACGAGCTACGGGTTTCGATACAATTTGCTGCGTTCGATCGCCGCGATGGAGCACCCTGACGCCGTTGAGTTTCTCGGCGAAATCGAGCCTAAGCTAGAAGGGCAACTTCAATTCGAAGTTGAAAAGCTGCTGCACAGTGTCACGGATGCTCATTTCTTGGGTGACACAAAACGATACGATCGATGGGTGGCATCTCGCAAGCCAAAGATCGTGTTGCAGAACGCAAGTTTTAACTCACAGTCCGACGGACGCATTCGATTTGGCAAGCCACAAAAGTATTACGACATCGATATTCACGCTAAGCGAATGATGTTCGTGATCGATCGTTCCGGCAGCATGAAGGATTACGATAGGGGAATGACACGGCTTGATCGGGCCAAGTTAGAACTCAGTCGCGTGATTCGTGGATTGCCGTCCGATGTTGAATTTGGAATCACGTTTTTTGAATCGTCCGTCAGGCAGTGGCAAGACAAACTCTTGCCCGCGACGGAGGCGAACAAGCTAGAAGCGCTCACGTTTATTGATCGGCTGGGATACGGCGATCGAACAAACACGTACGGTGCGCTTCGTGAATCACTTGAATTTGACGAGCAACTTGAGGTCGTGTTTCTGCTGTCGGATGGCAGGCCAACGGCAGGTAAGATTTTGGCGCCGGCCATGATTGTTGATGACATCATGCATCGCAATCGTTTTCGTCACGTCAATTTCAACACGATCGGAATCGCGGTGACGGGCGGAACGGAGAGTTTCTTGAAGGCTCTGGCGGATCAATCGTCTGGCGAGTATCGAGCTGCGAATTAG
- a CDS encoding NAD(P)/FAD-dependent oxidoreductase: MKENYDVVVIGGGPAGGAAAATVAAGGLDTLLVERDAMPRFHVGESLMPETYWPLERLGLTDRIRSSGWQVKKSVQFVTSDGRESEPFFFRQHDDRECSTTWQVDRSEFDKMLFDRAAELGADCFDRTRLIDVKFDESDRAVGVVLRDHTGANHEIACKVVVDGTGQQSFIANKKGLKEVNQDLKKAAIWTYYRGAVRGDGDNEGATIIMQTENREAWFWFIPMSRGVTSIGCVADNEYLLKGRGKPEQVYQEELAGCPGLKPRLENATALGDVRTAKEFSYMTTQSAGDGWVLVGDAFGFIDPVYSSGVYFALEMGILAGEAIVDGFAQNDLSGNQLGHWNDSFREGAKWVRKLVHAFYEKDFSIGRFMKEHPEHRGNVTDLLIGRVFHENAGNMFDDLDASIKRAKMQASA, from the coding sequence ATGAAAGAGAATTACGACGTTGTTGTCATTGGTGGCGGACCGGCTGGGGGGGCAGCAGCAGCGACAGTCGCAGCCGGTGGACTGGATACGTTGCTAGTCGAACGAGACGCGATGCCGCGGTTCCACGTCGGCGAATCGCTGATGCCAGAAACCTATTGGCCTTTGGAACGGCTCGGACTAACCGACCGAATCCGGTCATCTGGATGGCAGGTCAAAAAAAGCGTTCAATTTGTGACGTCCGACGGCCGCGAATCCGAGCCCTTTTTCTTCCGTCAGCACGACGACCGCGAATGCAGCACTACGTGGCAGGTCGATCGTAGCGAGTTCGACAAAATGTTGTTCGACCGTGCGGCCGAATTGGGCGCCGACTGTTTTGACCGGACCCGATTGATTGACGTCAAGTTTGACGAGTCGGATCGCGCCGTGGGAGTGGTGCTGCGGGATCATACGGGAGCGAATCACGAGATTGCTTGCAAAGTTGTTGTTGACGGTACGGGGCAGCAATCGTTCATCGCGAACAAGAAAGGGCTTAAAGAGGTCAATCAAGATCTGAAGAAAGCGGCGATCTGGACTTACTATCGCGGCGCCGTTCGGGGGGACGGCGATAACGAGGGAGCTACGATCATCATGCAAACTGAAAATCGCGAAGCGTGGTTTTGGTTTATCCCGATGTCACGTGGCGTGACTAGCATCGGCTGCGTCGCAGACAATGAATATTTGCTGAAAGGCCGTGGAAAGCCCGAACAGGTCTATCAAGAAGAGCTCGCTGGCTGTCCCGGTCTGAAGCCAAGACTCGAAAATGCCACCGCACTAGGAGATGTTCGAACCGCTAAAGAGTTTTCTTACATGACCACGCAGAGCGCCGGTGATGGCTGGGTGTTGGTTGGTGATGCGTTCGGTTTCATCGATCCCGTCTATTCATCGGGCGTCTACTTTGCTCTGGAGATGGGGATCTTGGCCGGTGAGGCGATCGTTGACGGATTTGCCCAGAATGATCTCAGTGGAAACCAGCTCGGTCACTGGAATGATTCTTTCCGCGAAGGCGCAAAGTGGGTGCGAAAGCTCGTTCACGCGTTCTACGAAAAGGATTTCAGCATTGGGAGGTTCATGAAAGAGCACCCCGAGCATCGCGGTAACGTGACCGATTTGCTGATCGGCCGAGTTTTTCACGAAAACGCCGGCAACATGTTCGACGACCTTGACGCATCTATCAAGCGAGCAAAGATGCAGGCCAGCGCCTGA